A DNA window from Luteolibacter luteus contains the following coding sequences:
- a CDS encoding CheR family methyltransferase → MGLPLGEYRLAPMLRRVPACLRALRVGSASEAVALLAQRQELILRALETLLIGTTEFFRDPQVFDLLQQEVIPGMLQRKAHPRVWSAACSEGAELYSVAMTFALFGALQEGQFFGSDCRAEAVEHARRGIFARPRSGGLRQPQSGLFTISGEESIQVSPEIRRAISWQTADVLADDPGGPWDMILCRNLAIYLSPEASARLWQRLAGALAPGGILVVGKAEKPAVPGLRKIHPFIYCKHSIP, encoded by the coding sequence ATGGGCCTCCCACTTGGCGAGTATCGCCTTGCTCCGATGCTGCGGCGGGTGCCGGCTTGTCTTCGCGCGCTCCGTGTGGGGTCTGCGTCCGAAGCGGTGGCCCTCTTGGCGCAGCGTCAGGAACTGATCCTCCGTGCACTGGAGACCTTGCTGATCGGCACCACCGAGTTCTTCCGGGACCCTCAGGTCTTCGATCTGCTCCAGCAGGAGGTGATCCCCGGCATGCTGCAGCGGAAGGCTCACCCTCGCGTCTGGAGCGCCGCTTGCTCGGAGGGGGCGGAGCTCTACTCCGTCGCCATGACTTTCGCCCTTTTTGGCGCCCTGCAGGAAGGTCAGTTCTTCGGATCCGATTGCCGCGCAGAGGCGGTGGAGCATGCCCGGCGAGGGATCTTTGCCCGGCCCCGGTCGGGGGGCTTGCGCCAGCCCCAATCAGGCCTCTTCACGATTTCCGGAGAGGAATCCATCCAAGTCTCGCCTGAGATCCGCCGTGCGATCTCTTGGCAGACCGCCGACGTTCTGGCGGACGACCCCGGCGGTCCTTGGGATATGATCCTCTGCCGAAATCTTGCCATCTACCTGAGTCCTGAAGCCTCGGCACGGCTCTGGCAACGCCTCGCTGGCGCGCTTGCTCCAGGCGGAATTCTCGTGGTGGGAAAGGCGGAGAAACCTGCCGTCCCCGGTCTGCGCAAGATCCATCCCTTCATTTACTGCAAACATAGTATTCCCTGA
- a CDS encoding hybrid sensor histidine kinase/response regulator produces MTGVTDSSSDIKINRPAFWVALIPGVLLIAFFAYMRLVVFHDRVFPLSSSLPLLLCLWSRSLRLLYGMAVLLSIITLLKVYVVLPEGTYTREYELVTLVSQMTNIWVVVLVLHGLLVARAKLERRNADLALANAELENSNSELAASNEELAAREEEISQQNEELQSQAEELEQQSEELRQQTEEMEQQGAELMGLNQELGRRERGLETLLNSGRWMLNDVSEAFVMSGVCQAGIQILSDEAEAADVASCADDRYEVWGDAGFGLQGRKEEEIPFEQSFAALVMESGRTASIEDMRLRPDIMLPVPRLGRSFLSAMASPIWHDGKIVATLCFYSSLPRQWSEHDFSIAEWLASQASFALQSLRFQRELEDKRLEAEDAARQKSRFLAAISHDVRTPANAISLLAELIQRSSADPKMAPEVPKLAKNLWDNARLLVDLVSDVLDLTRLDSGHAELNVSDFGLVDLLRGEVSQGQTLANRKGVPITGEFPEEEIQLATDRTKLSRIVANLLGNAVKFTESGEIHVSCKPVKGGAQIQIADTGCGIPEEALKQVFDEFFQLRNPERDREKGTGLGLAICRRLAASLDATISVDSKVGDGSTFTIFVPDKARRESTPAVMPEVATEPVAVDFSSVLHGLRVLLIEDNEVARIAVGELITREGAIVSSAATGREGLRLLEEGGYDALLLDLNLPDMDGSEILQRLQIDRPADLRRIVVITGDARYERVEQSKALGADLLLAKPLSLARLCDGLK; encoded by the coding sequence ATGACAGGAGTGACCGATTCAAGTTCCGACATCAAAATCAACCGACCGGCCTTTTGGGTCGCGCTGATTCCCGGCGTCCTTCTCATCGCCTTCTTCGCCTACATGCGGCTGGTGGTTTTCCACGATCGTGTCTTTCCCCTTTCGTCCTCCTTGCCGCTCCTGCTCTGCCTGTGGAGCCGCAGCCTGCGCCTGCTCTATGGCATGGCGGTCCTCCTATCGATCATCACACTGCTCAAGGTCTATGTCGTCCTGCCCGAGGGGACCTACACGCGGGAATACGAGTTGGTGACCCTAGTCTCGCAGATGACGAATATCTGGGTCGTGGTGCTGGTGCTGCACGGGCTTCTGGTCGCGCGCGCCAAGCTCGAGCGGCGGAATGCCGATCTCGCCTTGGCCAATGCGGAGCTGGAAAACAGCAACTCCGAACTCGCTGCCAGCAACGAGGAACTCGCCGCACGTGAGGAGGAGATCTCGCAGCAAAATGAGGAACTGCAAAGCCAGGCGGAGGAACTCGAACAACAGTCGGAGGAGCTCCGCCAGCAGACCGAGGAGATGGAGCAGCAGGGGGCGGAGCTCATGGGCCTCAACCAGGAACTCGGCCGCCGCGAGCGCGGTCTCGAGACCCTCCTGAATTCCGGGCGCTGGATGCTGAATGATGTCTCGGAGGCTTTCGTCATGAGTGGCGTCTGCCAGGCCGGTATCCAGATTCTTTCCGATGAAGCCGAAGCGGCCGATGTCGCATCCTGCGCCGATGATCGCTACGAGGTTTGGGGTGATGCCGGTTTCGGTCTGCAGGGCCGGAAGGAGGAGGAGATTCCCTTCGAGCAATCCTTCGCCGCGCTGGTGATGGAAAGCGGGCGCACCGCCTCCATCGAGGACATGCGCTTGCGGCCCGATATCATGCTGCCCGTGCCGCGGCTGGGCCGGTCCTTCCTTTCCGCGATGGCCTCGCCCATTTGGCACGATGGGAAAATCGTGGCGACGCTCTGCTTCTACAGCTCGCTGCCTCGCCAGTGGAGCGAGCATGATTTCAGTATCGCGGAGTGGCTCGCCTCGCAGGCTTCGTTTGCGCTTCAGTCGCTCCGCTTCCAGCGCGAACTCGAGGACAAGCGCCTTGAGGCGGAAGACGCCGCCCGTCAAAAGAGCCGCTTCCTTGCCGCGATCTCGCATGACGTCCGCACGCCCGCGAATGCGATTTCCCTGTTGGCCGAGCTGATCCAGCGGTCCTCCGCCGATCCGAAGATGGCTCCCGAAGTGCCGAAGCTCGCCAAGAACCTCTGGGACAATGCGAGGCTGCTGGTGGACCTCGTCAGCGATGTGCTGGATCTTACCCGTCTCGACTCCGGCCACGCCGAGTTGAACGTCTCGGACTTTGGACTGGTCGATCTGCTTCGTGGCGAAGTTTCCCAAGGCCAGACCCTTGCCAATCGAAAAGGGGTTCCGATCACGGGCGAGTTCCCGGAGGAGGAAATTCAGCTGGCGACCGACCGCACGAAGCTCTCCCGCATCGTGGCGAACCTCTTGGGGAATGCGGTGAAATTCACCGAATCCGGTGAGATCCACGTCTCCTGCAAGCCGGTGAAAGGCGGTGCCCAGATCCAGATTGCCGACACCGGTTGCGGGATTCCTGAGGAAGCGCTCAAGCAGGTGTTTGACGAGTTCTTCCAGCTCCGCAATCCGGAGCGGGACCGCGAGAAGGGAACGGGCCTCGGCCTTGCCATTTGCCGCCGCCTTGCCGCCAGTCTGGATGCGACCATCTCCGTGGACAGCAAGGTGGGGGATGGATCCACCTTCACGATCTTCGTGCCTGACAAGGCGCGCCGGGAATCCACACCCGCCGTAATGCCGGAAGTGGCGACCGAGCCCGTCGCGGTCGATTTCTCATCGGTCCTGCATGGCCTCCGCGTGCTGTTGATCGAGGACAACGAAGTCGCACGCATCGCCGTCGGAGAGTTGATCACGAGAGAGGGTGCCATCGTTTCCTCCGCCGCCACCGGTCGCGAGGGGCTTCGCTTGCTGGAAGAGGGGGGATACGATGCTCTCTTGCTGGATCTGAATCTGCCGGACATGGATGGCAGCGAGATTCTCCAGCGCCTCCAGATCGATCGCCCGGCAGACTTGCGCCGTATCGTCGTGATTACCGGAGATGCGCGCTACGAGCGGGTCGAGCAATCCAAGGCGCTCGGAGCCGATCTTCTGCTCGCGAAGCCGCTCAGTCTCGCACGCCTTTGCGACGGCTTGAAGTGA
- a CDS encoding response regulator, producing MSSGSDALPLSTNGSGERPFRVMVADDGKNAADIMGMFLKMEGYEVMVVYSGEEAVEAAGDFDPQVILMDISMPGMDGLEATRQIRQARAGSNGVPVIIALSGYDEAETRRRCEEAGMQRLVSKPVSPADLRSLLGEITAGLKRH from the coding sequence ATGTCCTCCGGTTCCGACGCTCTCCCTTTATCGACGAATGGCTCCGGCGAACGCCCCTTCCGGGTGATGGTCGCCGATGACGGAAAGAATGCCGCCGACATCATGGGAATGTTCCTGAAGATGGAGGGCTACGAGGTCATGGTGGTCTACAGCGGTGAGGAAGCGGTGGAGGCCGCAGGAGACTTCGATCCCCAAGTGATCCTCATGGATATCTCGATGCCCGGCATGGACGGGCTGGAAGCCACGCGGCAAATCCGGCAAGCCCGCGCCGGATCCAACGGAGTTCCCGTAATCATCGCGCTGAGCGGCTACGACGAAGCGGAAACCCGCCGCCGCTGCGAGGAAGCCGGCATGCAAAGATTGGTCTCAAAGCCTGTCAGCCCTGCAGACCTCCGCTCGCTCTTGGGCGAGATCACCGCCGGATTGAAACGGCACTGA
- a CDS encoding nucleotide excision repair endonuclease produces MKDSTPSKRGRQPGLFHLANPLVMRFGAEFFTALPRQPGVYRFFDGTGRLLYIGQSACLRDRLGSYRHVTPERHPRRTLRLVARIQRIEWEACTTALEAIELERILLLEHRPPFNRAGTWQGPPWWLAMETSGEALVVGLRREEGVVGPLLPAFRHVFGSVARCLYRVAWPELPFHRYPAGLMKPLVPVSLRLPLARADEAMQIFANCAVGNVETLLAGVDQLPAPPSPQMEEFWTAERDQLADWVRKARPYEPVRPTPSRKPREEHPLLF; encoded by the coding sequence ATGAAGGACTCCACCCCAAGCAAGCGCGGTCGCCAACCGGGCTTGTTCCATCTGGCCAATCCGCTCGTGATGCGGTTCGGGGCGGAGTTTTTCACGGCCCTGCCGAGGCAGCCCGGGGTCTATCGTTTCTTCGATGGCACCGGGCGCTTGCTCTACATCGGCCAATCGGCATGCCTGCGGGATCGGCTTGGCAGCTACCGGCATGTGACGCCGGAGCGGCATCCGCGGAGGACCCTGCGGCTGGTGGCACGGATTCAGCGGATCGAGTGGGAAGCCTGCACCACAGCATTGGAGGCCATCGAGCTCGAACGGATCCTGCTGCTGGAACATCGGCCGCCTTTCAACCGAGCCGGGACTTGGCAGGGGCCGCCCTGGTGGCTTGCGATGGAAACGAGTGGGGAGGCCTTGGTGGTCGGATTGCGGCGCGAAGAGGGAGTGGTCGGACCGCTGCTACCCGCTTTCCGGCACGTCTTCGGTTCGGTGGCGAGATGCTTGTATCGTGTCGCTTGGCCGGAACTCCCCTTTCACCGCTACCCGGCGGGACTGATGAAGCCACTGGTGCCGGTGAGCCTCCGGCTTCCCTTGGCGAGAGCTGACGAGGCGATGCAGATCTTTGCCAATTGCGCGGTGGGAAACGTCGAAACCCTGTTGGCCGGGGTGGATCAATTGCCCGCGCCGCCGTCCCCACAAATGGAAGAATTCTGGACAGCGGAACGGGACCAGTTGGCAGATTGGGTTCGAAAGGCGCGTCCTTACGAGCCGGTGCGGCCGACGCCGAGCCGGAAGCCGCGGGAGGAGCATCCGCTGCTCTTTTGA
- a CDS encoding DUF892 family protein, which produces MDDSLLPPYFRRFRRIYSCELQLMSFLPELQSRTASRLLATQIGELIDFCRTRRNTLELLALEHPVSAAGDQCSEMARLIQSQRQLLSGEVASHLQNDFVSDICEAVHCKLIQDYSLARSFASKLKFQEDAKKFDEVIDQLMTRFPRLWDRMDLGVLESAA; this is translated from the coding sequence ATGGACGACTCCCTTCTACCTCCTTATTTTCGTCGTTTCCGGCGGATTTATAGCTGCGAGCTTCAGCTGATGAGCTTTCTGCCGGAACTCCAGTCCCGTACTGCCAGCAGGCTGCTTGCCACCCAAATCGGGGAGCTGATCGATTTCTGCCGGACGAGGAGAAATACCCTCGAGTTGCTGGCGCTCGAACATCCCGTTTCCGCGGCCGGAGATCAGTGCTCGGAAATGGCGCGGCTCATCCAGTCGCAGCGTCAATTGCTCTCGGGGGAAGTGGCCAGCCACCTTCAAAACGACTTTGTTTCCGACATCTGCGAGGCCGTTCACTGCAAGTTGATTCAGGATTACAGCTTGGCGCGGAGCTTTGCCTCGAAGCTGAAATTCCAAGAGGATGCCAAGAAGTTCGATGAAGTCATCGATCAACTGATGACCCGTTTCCCGAGGCTCTGGGATCGCATGGATCTTGGTGTTCTGGAGTCGGCTGCCTGA